A region of Parabacteroides pacaensis DNA encodes the following proteins:
- a CDS encoding 6-bladed beta-propeller — MKKELIISIVYAFSILLFSCKENAQKADIDSKDVKTLTLSSMEEAFNDTAYFKGPQLVALETTDESLIANIDRVFMDDNKLFIYDLQLQEIFIFDVTGKYLSKISRKGKGPGEYIQITDFTIDPIKKQILALCSIPHKRMYFTYDGTFIKEESHTSSYYRLTTDGNYTYFEKITLNDSDYQLHILNTKTGEKQEGLKPLNIQNFFYTNGNSFSRGKDILYVRRYDNSIYELKKGKIIEKYRVDFKEHSFPERLITEKDGGVVMDECDTHEYIFSMSNVIHNDHYMMFYTNRGIFLYDKKDDSLTGYKQIFNSKLNPFIKYPLTFYFPIENTNKIVFYIDDPSFIKHIANQIIEYPDEKIKKIKNTNPQLIKEILNVGNKMTDDNNPVLFIYEFKD; from the coding sequence ATGAAAAAAGAGCTTATAATCTCAATTGTATACGCATTTTCTATTTTACTCTTCAGTTGTAAAGAAAATGCCCAAAAAGCTGATATTGATTCCAAAGATGTTAAAACCCTTACCTTATCATCCATGGAAGAAGCATTTAATGATACAGCATATTTCAAAGGACCGCAATTAGTTGCTCTCGAAACTACTGATGAATCATTGATAGCAAACATAGATAGAGTGTTCATGGATGATAACAAACTGTTTATTTATGACTTGCAATTACAGGAAATATTTATATTCGATGTAACCGGAAAGTATCTTAGTAAAATAAGCCGTAAAGGGAAAGGCCCTGGAGAATATATCCAAATTACAGACTTTACTATCGATCCTATCAAAAAACAAATTCTAGCTTTATGTTCAATTCCTCATAAACGAATGTATTTTACATACGATGGCACATTTATAAAAGAAGAAAGCCATACTAGTTCTTATTATAGACTAACAACAGATGGAAATTATACCTACTTTGAAAAAATAACCTTAAACGATTCAGATTATCAACTTCATATTTTAAACACAAAAACAGGTGAAAAACAAGAAGGGCTCAAACCGTTAAACATACAAAATTTTTTCTATACTAATGGTAACTCATTTAGCCGAGGAAAAGATATTTTATATGTACGGCGCTATGATAATTCCATATACGAGTTGAAAAAGGGGAAAATTATAGAAAAATACCGTGTAGATTTTAAAGAACACTCATTTCCTGAGCGATTAATAACAGAAAAAGATGGAGGAGTTGTAATGGACGAATGTGATACGCATGAATATATATTTTCTATGTCGAATGTGATACATAATGATCACTATATGATGTTCTATACCAACAGAGGAATTTTTCTATATGATAAAAAAGATGATAGTTTGACTGGTTATAAACAAATATTTAATTCCAAACTAAATCCTTTTATAAAATATCCATTAACTTTTTATTTTCCTATTGAAAATACAAATAAGATTGTTTTCTATATCGACGATCCCTCATTTATTAAACATATAGCAAATCAAATAATCGAATATCCTGATGAAAAAATAAAGAAAATAAAGAATACAAATCCTCAATTAATAAAAGAAATATTGAATGTAGGAAATAAAATGACAGATGATAATAATCCGGTTTTATTCATTTATGAATTTAAAGATTAA